The Mammaliicoccus sciuri genome window below encodes:
- the coaE gene encoding dephospho-CoA kinase (Dephospho-CoA kinase (CoaE) performs the final step in coenzyme A biosynthesis.), which translates to MAKVIGLTGGIATGKSTVSRILKDKGFCIVDADVASRKAVEKGSVGLQQVKEVFGEKAIIDGEMNRQYVGSIVFKDPTMREKLNNIIHPIVRTIMDKEKEAALSHGKNVIMDIPLLFENKLQNTVDETWLVYTDEETQIQRLKERNQLSDEEAEARIQSQIPIDEKKALADCIIDNNGSLDDLHYNINALLKSKALNL; encoded by the coding sequence ATGGCGAAAGTAATAGGTTTAACTGGAGGTATTGCAACTGGAAAGTCTACAGTATCTCGTATTTTAAAAGATAAAGGGTTTTGTATAGTAGATGCCGATGTAGCTAGTCGAAAAGCAGTCGAAAAAGGTAGCGTTGGTCTACAACAAGTTAAAGAAGTATTTGGAGAAAAAGCGATTATAGATGGTGAAATGAATAGACAATATGTTGGATCTATTGTATTTAAAGATCCGACAATGCGAGAAAAACTAAACAATATCATTCACCCAATAGTAAGAACAATAATGGATAAAGAAAAAGAAGCGGCATTAAGTCATGGTAAAAATGTCATTATGGATATTCCGTTATTGTTTGAGAACAAACTGCAAAATACAGTCGATGAAACATGGTTAGTTTATACAGATGAAGAAACTCAAATACAACGACTTAAAGAACGTAATCAGTTAAGTGATGAAGAAGCAGAAGCAAGAATTCAATCACAAATACCAATAGATGAAAAGAAAGCATTAGCTGATTGTATTATTGATAACAATGGATCTTTAGACGACTTACACTATAATATTAATGCTTTACTTAAAAGTAAGGCATTAAATCTTTAA
- a CDS encoding glyceraldehyde-3-phosphate dehydrogenase, producing the protein MKKNIAINGLGRIGRMVLRGALKSNDLNIVAINASYPPETIAHLIKYDSTHGKLDGEIKAVEDGIIIDGHKILLVSERNPKLLPWGTLGIDIVIEATGKFNHGDKAIAHIDAGAKKVILTGPSKGGHVQTIVRGVNDDALDLNDFDIVSNASCTTNCLSPVAKVLNDTFGIENGLMTTVHAFTNDQKNLDNPHKDLRRARSCTDSIIPTSTGAAKALSLVLPELEGKMHGMALRVPTSNVSLVDLVVDLKQNVTVEEVNEALRQASNGPLKGIMDVNDEPLVSIDFKTNPHSAIVDEQSTMVIADNKVKVLAWYDNEWGYSMRVVELAEQIAQILSEVREQKIS; encoded by the coding sequence ATGAAGAAAAATATCGCAATTAATGGTTTAGGAAGAATTGGAAGAATGGTCTTAAGAGGTGCACTTAAATCAAATGATTTAAATATTGTGGCTATTAATGCTTCATATCCACCAGAAACAATTGCTCATTTAATTAAATATGATTCTACGCATGGCAAATTAGATGGAGAAATTAAAGCAGTTGAAGATGGCATCATTATTGATGGTCATAAAATTTTACTTGTATCTGAAAGAAATCCTAAATTATTACCGTGGGGAACTTTAGGAATTGATATTGTTATAGAAGCAACTGGTAAATTTAATCATGGAGATAAAGCTATCGCACATATTGACGCTGGCGCTAAAAAAGTTATTTTAACGGGGCCATCTAAAGGTGGACATGTTCAAACAATTGTTAGAGGTGTGAATGACGATGCACTCGATTTAAATGATTTTGATATTGTGTCAAATGCATCTTGTACAACAAATTGTTTAAGCCCAGTAGCCAAAGTTTTAAATGATACATTTGGAATCGAAAATGGTTTAATGACAACTGTACATGCATTTACGAATGACCAAAAGAACTTAGATAATCCTCATAAAGATTTGAGAAGAGCACGTTCTTGTACGGATAGTATCATTCCAACTTCAACAGGTGCAGCAAAAGCATTGTCACTTGTACTACCTGAATTAGAAGGTAAAATGCATGGAATGGCATTAAGGGTACCAACGTCTAATGTTTCACTAGTAGATTTAGTTGTGGATTTAAAACAAAATGTAACAGTTGAAGAAGTAAATGAAGCATTACGTCAAGCTAGTAATGGACCATTAAAAGGGATTATGGATGTTAATGATGAGCCACTTGTTTCAATTGATTTCAAAACGAATCCACATTCAGCAATCGTTGACGAACAATCTACAATGGTCATTGCAGATAATAAAGTGAAAGTACTTGCTTGGTATGATAATGAATGGGGCTACTCAATGAGAGTTGTTGAACTAGCAGAACAAATTGCTCAAATACTTTCAGAAGTGAGAGAACAAAAAATTTCATAA
- the nrdR gene encoding transcriptional regulator NrdR produces MRCPNCKYENSKVVDSRHADDLVAIRRRRECESCGFRFTTFERVELTPLIVVKKDGARQTFNRDKILNGLVRSCEKRPVAYQKLEEITNQVEKELRSEGNTEVSSNDIGEKVMEHLMDVDQVSYVRFASVYREFKDVDQLLKSMQGILKDRK; encoded by the coding sequence ATGAGATGTCCAAACTGTAAATATGAAAATTCCAAAGTTGTAGACTCTAGACACGCGGATGATTTAGTAGCAATTAGACGACGAAGAGAATGTGAATCATGTGGATTTCGTTTCACAACTTTTGAAAGAGTAGAGCTCACACCTTTAATCGTCGTAAAAAAAGACGGCGCAAGACAAACATTTAATAGAGATAAAATATTAAACGGTTTAGTACGTTCTTGTGAAAAAAGACCGGTTGCTTATCAAAAATTAGAAGAAATTACAAATCAAGTTGAAAAAGAATTAAGATCTGAAGGTAACACAGAAGTATCTTCAAATGATATCGGTGAAAAAGTTATGGAACATTTAATGGATGTCGATCAAGTATCTTATGTAAGATTTGCATCAGTATATAGAGAATTTAAAGATGTCGATCAATTATTAAAGTCTATGCAAGGCATATTGAAAGACCGAAAGTAA
- a CDS encoding replication initiation and membrane attachment family protein: MAEYFSGIKPSDGFYVESNYNYTHVHQDILVSLYTPLIGTDAIGVYLYLSQFNYHHETEAYNHYTIMNDLRINLSSFRDALDLLEGIGLLKTYFKTNQEAQSFIYQLEQPATAEQFFNDPLLSVFLYQQIGKARYIRLKNRYKDDSVTTQGFHEVTKSFTDVFKVPKLTNVEQQDDINIRPEYKSKGLDLSDVQFDFEMLELLLSNHLISKEILNKQTKEVIIQIATLYGITPVEMKSIILKSITENQTISLQDLRKHARTIYQIEHEGKLPTLDLKNEKPKVNTHSENSEVNSLLSWFELLDTTSPIDVLSSFTQSEPTIAQKRTVEDIITREKLPYGVINILLEYVMFKNNMQLPKAYIEEIASNWKKLKLSSAEEAYHYVKNLDKQKAEKKKERKNNANNPYKLKSIEKTPEWLLKQKSSESTKEEKQNDHESDAAFEKRKQALQKEMEAFWKEGDQ, translated from the coding sequence ATGGCGGAATATTTTAGTGGTATCAAGCCAAGTGATGGCTTCTATGTTGAATCGAATTATAATTATACACATGTACATCAGGATATATTAGTTAGTTTATATACGCCATTAATCGGAACTGATGCAATTGGTGTTTATTTATATTTATCGCAGTTTAATTATCATCATGAAACAGAAGCGTATAATCATTATACAATTATGAATGATTTAAGAATTAATCTGTCTAGCTTTAGAGATGCTTTAGACTTGTTAGAGGGTATCGGCTTACTGAAGACGTATTTTAAGACGAATCAAGAAGCGCAATCATTTATTTATCAATTAGAGCAACCTGCTACAGCAGAGCAATTCTTTAATGATCCTTTATTATCTGTATTTTTATATCAACAAATTGGTAAGGCGAGATATATTAGGTTAAAAAATAGATATAAAGATGACAGTGTGACGACACAAGGCTTTCATGAAGTGACTAAGAGCTTTACTGATGTATTTAAAGTGCCAAAGTTGACGAATGTTGAACAACAAGATGATATCAATATTCGACCTGAATATAAAAGTAAAGGACTCGATTTGTCAGACGTTCAATTTGATTTTGAAATGTTAGAATTATTGTTGAGTAATCATTTAATTTCTAAAGAGATTTTAAATAAACAGACGAAAGAAGTCATCATACAAATCGCTACGTTATACGGTATTACACCGGTTGAAATGAAATCTATTATCTTAAAATCCATTACAGAGAACCAAACGATTTCACTACAAGATTTAAGAAAACATGCGCGCACAATCTATCAAATCGAGCATGAAGGTAAATTGCCGACTTTAGATTTAAAAAATGAAAAACCTAAAGTAAATACGCATTCTGAAAACAGCGAAGTGAACTCTTTGTTGTCATGGTTTGAATTGTTGGATACGACAAGTCCAATAGACGTGTTATCATCATTTACGCAATCTGAACCAACAATTGCACAAAAGAGAACTGTTGAAGATATTATTACACGCGAAAAATTACCGTATGGTGTAATTAACATCTTGTTAGAGTATGTAATGTTTAAAAATAATATGCAATTACCGAAAGCATATATTGAAGAAATTGCTTCGAATTGGAAGAAACTTAAATTATCTTCAGCTGAAGAAGCCTATCATTATGTTAAAAATCTTGATAAACAAAAAGCTGAGAAGAAAAAAGAACGTAAAAATAATGCAAATAACCCTTATAAATTAAAATCAATTGAAAAGACACCAGAATGGTTATTAAAACAAAAATCTTCTGAATCAACTAAAGAAGAGAAACAAAATGATCATGAATCTGATGCTGCGTTTGAAAAAAGAAAACAAGCGCTTCAAAAAGAAATGGAAGCTTTTTGGAAAGAAGGTGATCAATAA
- the dnaI gene encoding primosomal protein DnaI gives MEPLGQHLKQNKDFQKRLEKIKKDTLSHKEVKAFLEEHQSELTNEMIDRDLDQLQAYKDQSKCCEKCGSYGTCINFVKGHVPELYIENDHIKTRYLPCPNKIEYDEQRFESSLVTSFQMPEETLKATIKDIYIENESRMQIIKKAMDICNKIVAGEEVKGLYIHGSFGTGKSYILGAISNQLKVKKQPSTIIYLPEFIRVLKNGFNDGSFSSRFEAAREAKVLMLDDVGAEELTPWVRDEILGPLLHYRMVHKLPTFFSSNFNFEELEFHLSKTRQGSEITKASRIMERIKTISEPYELDGKNYRA, from the coding sequence ATGGAACCACTTGGACAACATTTAAAACAAAATAAAGATTTTCAAAAACGATTAGAAAAAATTAAAAAAGATACATTGTCTCATAAAGAGGTAAAGGCATTTTTAGAAGAACATCAATCTGAATTAACGAACGAAATGATTGATAGAGATTTAGATCAATTACAAGCGTATAAAGATCAATCGAAATGTTGTGAGAAATGTGGTAGTTATGGCACTTGTATCAACTTTGTGAAAGGTCATGTACCTGAACTATACATTGAGAATGACCACATCAAAACAAGATACTTACCTTGTCCGAATAAAATTGAATATGATGAACAAAGGTTTGAATCAAGTTTAGTGACATCATTCCAAATGCCAGAAGAAACGTTGAAAGCGACAATTAAAGATATCTACATCGAAAATGAGTCTCGAATGCAAATCATTAAGAAAGCTATGGATATCTGCAATAAAATCGTAGCAGGTGAAGAAGTTAAAGGACTATATATACATGGATCATTCGGAACGGGTAAATCATATATATTAGGTGCAATTTCAAATCAGTTAAAAGTCAAAAAGCAACCTTCTACAATTATATATTTACCTGAATTTATTAGAGTGCTTAAAAATGGATTTAATGATGGTTCGTTCAGTAGTCGATTTGAAGCGGCTCGTGAAGCTAAAGTATTGATGTTAGATGATGTTGGTGCAGAAGAACTGACGCCATGGGTCCGTGATGAAATATTGGGTCCATTATTGCATTATAGAATGGTCCATAAATTACCTACATTCTTTAGTTCAAATTTTAACTTTGAAGAATTAGAATTTCATTTGAGCAAAACACGCCAAGGTTCAGAAATAACGAAGGCTAGTCGAATAATGGAACGTATTAAAACAATCTCTGAACCATATGAGCTAGATGGTAAAAACTATCGCGCTTAA
- the thrS gene encoding threonine--tRNA ligase yields MSEINIKFPDGNVKGFEQGTTTEEIAQSISPGLRKKAVAGKFNGQLVDLTRPLENDGEIEIVTPGSDEALEVLRHSTAHLMAQALQRLYGDVKFGVGPVIEGGFYYDVDTEHKISSDDFETIEKEMKQIVNENFKIERKVVSRDEAKAFFKNDEYKLELIDAIPEDENVTLYSQGEFTDLCRGVHVPSTSKIKEFKLLSTAGAYWRGDSNNKMLQRIYGTAFFDKKELKAYLKVLEERKERDHRKIGRELELFTTNQDVGAGLPLWLPNGATIRRELERYIVDKEVAMGYDHVYTPIMANVDFYKRSGHWDHYHEDMFPPMDLGNEELVLRPMNCPHHMMIYKNSRHSYRELPIRIAELGMMHRYEASGAVSGLQRVRGMTLNDAHIFVRPDQIKEEFKRVVNMILDVYKDFGFEDYKFRLSYRDPEDKEKYFDDDEMWNKAQAVLKEVIDEMALPYEEAIGEAAFYGPKLDVQVKTAMGKEETLSTAQIDFLLPQKFDLTYIGNDGEEHRPVVIHRGVISTMERFTAFLIEETKGAFPLWLAPKQVEIIPVNVDLHYDYARALNDELKSQGVRVHIDDRNEKMGYKIREAQMKKIPYQIVVGDKEVENQEVNVRQYGSKDSKTVEKDEFIWNIVDEIRLKK; encoded by the coding sequence ATGAGTGAGATAAATATTAAGTTTCCGGATGGTAATGTGAAAGGGTTTGAACAAGGCACAACTACTGAAGAAATCGCTCAATCTATTAGCCCAGGTTTAAGAAAAAAAGCTGTAGCTGGTAAATTTAATGGACAATTAGTAGATTTAACAAGACCTTTAGAAAATGATGGGGAAATTGAAATCGTTACACCTGGAAGCGACGAAGCTTTAGAAGTGTTAAGACATTCAACTGCACATTTAATGGCACAAGCTTTACAAAGATTATATGGAGATGTGAAGTTTGGTGTAGGTCCTGTAATCGAAGGTGGTTTCTACTACGACGTTGATACAGAACATAAAATTTCTAGTGACGACTTTGAAACAATTGAAAAAGAAATGAAACAAATTGTGAATGAAAACTTTAAAATTGAACGTAAAGTTGTAAGTCGCGATGAAGCGAAAGCATTCTTTAAAAATGATGAATATAAATTAGAGTTAATCGATGCTATTCCTGAAGACGAAAATGTAACACTTTATTCTCAAGGTGAATTTACAGATTTATGTCGAGGCGTACATGTTCCTTCAACTTCAAAAATTAAAGAATTCAAATTGTTATCTACTGCAGGTGCTTATTGGAGAGGTGACTCAAACAATAAGATGTTGCAACGTATTTATGGTACAGCATTCTTTGATAAAAAAGAATTAAAAGCATACTTGAAAGTATTAGAAGAAAGAAAAGAACGTGATCACCGTAAAATTGGTAGAGAACTAGAATTATTTACTACTAATCAAGATGTTGGTGCTGGATTACCTTTATGGTTACCAAATGGTGCGACAATTAGACGTGAATTAGAACGTTATATTGTAGATAAAGAAGTCGCAATGGGCTATGACCACGTGTATACACCAATTATGGCTAATGTAGATTTCTACAAGAGATCTGGACATTGGGATCACTATCACGAAGATATGTTCCCTCCAATGGATTTAGGTAATGAAGAACTTGTGCTTAGACCTATGAACTGTCCACATCACATGATGATTTATAAAAATAGTCGTCATTCATATAGAGAGTTACCAATTCGTATAGCTGAATTAGGTATGATGCATAGATATGAAGCAAGTGGTGCAGTATCAGGTTTACAACGTGTTAGAGGTATGACTTTAAATGATGCGCATATCTTTGTTCGTCCAGACCAAATTAAAGAAGAATTTAAACGCGTTGTTAACATGATTCTTGATGTGTATAAAGATTTTGGTTTCGAGGATTATAAATTCAGATTAAGTTATCGTGATCCAGAAGATAAAGAAAAATACTTCGACGATGACGAAATGTGGAATAAAGCACAAGCGGTTCTTAAAGAAGTAATCGATGAGATGGCATTACCATATGAAGAAGCAATCGGTGAAGCGGCATTCTATGGCCCTAAATTAGACGTTCAAGTTAAAACAGCAATGGGTAAAGAAGAAACACTATCTACTGCTCAAATAGATTTCTTATTGCCACAAAAATTTGATTTAACTTATATCGGTAATGATGGTGAAGAACACCGTCCAGTTGTTATTCATAGAGGTGTAATTTCTACTATGGAAAGATTTACTGCATTCTTAATAGAAGAAACTAAAGGTGCATTCCCACTTTGGTTAGCACCAAAACAAGTGGAAATTATACCTGTAAATGTTGACTTACATTACGATTATGCAAGAGCATTAAACGATGAATTAAAATCTCAAGGTGTACGTGTTCATATTGACGACCGTAACGAAAAAATGGGATATAAAATTCGTGAAGCACAAATGAAAAAAATACCGTACCAAATCGTTGTCGGTGATAAAGAAGTAGAAAACCAAGAAGTAAATGTACGTCAGTATGGATCTAAAGATTCAAAAACTGTTGAAAAAGACGAATTCATCTGGAATATAGTGGATGAAATTCGACTAAAAAAGTAA
- a CDS encoding amino acid permease, protein MNQEKSTNNIQRKLKDRHISMIAIGGCIGTGLFMTSGGAIRDAGPGGALLAYAIVGLMVFFLMTSLGEMATYLPVSGSFSTYATRFVDPSLGFALGWNYWFNWVITVAADITIASQVVSYWEPLEIIPSWLWSVIFMVIIFGLNALSVRVYGESEYWFAFIKVATVIIFIGVGLLTIFGLLGGEYLGFDNFVAGDAPFLGDSNVNTFLLVLGVFLVAGFSFQGTELIGITAGESENPERAVPKAIKQVFWRILLFYILAIFVIGMIIPYTNPNLMGGDEIAKSPFTLVFENAGLAFAASFMNAVILTSVLSAGNSGMYASVRMLFSMSKDRLASPVFSKTNKSGVPYTALFATAVVVILIFAIEHLSGGAYEYIIAASGMTGFIAWLGIAISHYRFRRAFDLQDYDKTKLKYKAKWFPFGPLFAFALCAIVIVGQDVDFIQTGEFEPRRFFITYMGIPVFLAFFIFHKLKYRTKMIPLDKVDLSQDVDMKEFEKNIK, encoded by the coding sequence ATGAATCAAGAAAAATCAACGAACAATATTCAAAGGAAACTCAAAGATAGACATATCTCTATGATAGCCATCGGTGGTTGTATTGGTACTGGTTTATTTATGACTTCTGGCGGAGCGATTAGAGATGCTGGACCGGGTGGTGCATTACTAGCATATGCAATAGTTGGCTTGATGGTCTTCTTCCTTATGACATCATTAGGAGAAATGGCAACTTATTTACCAGTCTCAGGTTCTTTTAGTACTTACGCAACTCGATTTGTCGATCCTTCACTAGGATTTGCATTGGGATGGAACTATTGGTTTAACTGGGTTATTACAGTTGCAGCTGATATTACAATTGCATCTCAAGTTGTGAGTTACTGGGAACCACTAGAAATCATTCCATCATGGTTATGGAGTGTCATTTTTATGGTTATCATATTTGGCCTTAATGCACTTTCAGTTAGAGTATACGGGGAAAGTGAATACTGGTTTGCATTTATTAAAGTAGCTACAGTAATTATTTTCATTGGTGTAGGTTTATTAACGATATTTGGTTTACTAGGTGGCGAATACTTAGGGTTCGACAACTTTGTAGCAGGTGATGCACCATTCTTAGGTGACTCGAACGTTAATACATTCTTACTTGTATTAGGTGTATTCTTAGTTGCGGGATTCTCATTCCAAGGTACTGAGTTAATTGGTATTACAGCTGGAGAATCTGAAAATCCTGAAAGAGCTGTACCTAAAGCGATTAAACAAGTATTCTGGAGAATTTTACTATTTTACATTTTAGCAATCTTTGTAATTGGTATGATTATTCCTTATACAAATCCAAACTTAATGGGTGGAGACGAAATTGCGAAATCACCATTTACACTTGTATTTGAGAATGCCGGTTTAGCATTTGCTGCTTCATTTATGAATGCTGTTATTTTAACTTCAGTATTATCAGCAGGTAACTCTGGTATGTATGCTTCAGTTAGAATGCTATTCTCAATGAGTAAAGATAGATTAGCATCACCAGTATTTTCAAAAACAAATAAATCAGGTGTTCCTTACACAGCATTATTTGCAACGGCAGTAGTTGTTATACTTATATTTGCAATTGAGCATTTAAGTGGTGGGGCATACGAATATATTATCGCTGCTTCTGGTATGACAGGCTTTATTGCTTGGTTAGGAATCGCGATCAGTCATTATAGATTTAGAAGAGCATTTGATCTACAAGATTATGATAAGACAAAATTAAAATATAAAGCTAAATGGTTCCCATTTGGCCCATTGTTCGCATTTGCTTTATGTGCGATTGTAATCGTAGGACAAGATGTTGATTTCATCCAAACTGGTGAATTCGAACCAAGAAGATTCTTTATTACTTATATGGGTATTCCTGTATTTTTAGCGTTTTTTATTTTCCATAAACTAAAATATAGAACTAAAATGATTCCACTTGATAAAGTTGACTTAAGTCAAGATGTGGATATGAAAGAATTTGAAAAGAATATTAAATAA
- the infC gene encoding translation initiation factor IF-3: MSTIAKDQTQVNDKIRAKELRLIGQDGEQIGVKSKYEALEMAERVDLDVVIVAPNAKPPVARIMDYGKYKFEQQKKEKEMRKKQKVVNVKEIRLSPTIEEHDFETKLKHAQKFLSKEDKVKVSIRFRGRAITHKEIGQRVLERFAESCKDIATVEQRPKMEGRSMFLMLAPISNDK, from the coding sequence GTGTCAACCATAGCTAAAGATCAGACTCAAGTTAACGACAAAATTCGTGCAAAAGAACTTCGCCTTATTGGCCAAGATGGTGAGCAAATTGGTGTTAAATCTAAATATGAAGCCCTTGAAATGGCTGAACGAGTAGATTTAGACGTTGTAATCGTAGCGCCTAATGCTAAACCACCTGTTGCAAGAATTATGGATTACGGTAAATACAAATTCGAACAGCAGAAGAAAGAAAAAGAAATGCGTAAGAAACAAAAAGTAGTCAATGTTAAAGAAATTCGATTAAGTCCAACTATCGAAGAACATGACTTCGAAACTAAATTGAAACATGCTCAAAAATTCTTATCTAAAGAAGATAAAGTTAAAGTATCGATTAGATTTAGAGGTCGTGCGATCACGCATAAAGAAATTGGTCAACGTGTGTTAGAACGCTTTGCAGAATCTTGTAAAGACATAGCAACAGTTGAACAAAGACCTAAAATGGAAGGGCGTTCAATGTTCTTAATGTTAGCGCCAATTTCAAACGACAAATAA
- the rpmI gene encoding 50S ribosomal protein L35: protein MPKMKTHRGAAKRVKRTGSGQLKRSRAFTSHLFANKSTKAKRKLRKASLVSKSDAKRVKQMLTYVK, encoded by the coding sequence ATGCCTAAAATGAAAACTCATCGTGGAGCAGCAAAACGTGTTAAAAGAACTGGTTCAGGTCAATTAAAACGTTCTAGAGCGTTCACTTCACACTTATTCGCAAACAAATCTACAAAAGCAAAACGTAAATTGCGTAAAGCTTCATTAGTTTCTAAATCAGATGCTAAACGAGTTAAACAAATGTTAACGTACGTAAAATAA
- the rplT gene encoding 50S ribosomal protein L20 — MPRVKGGTVTRARRKKVLKLSKGYFGSKHTLYKVAKQQVMKSGNYAYRDRRQKKREFRKLWIARINAAARQNDISYSRLMNGLKVAGIEINRKMLSEIAISDEKAFAELATKAKDALAK; from the coding sequence ATGCCACGTGTTAAAGGTGGAACAGTGACGAGAGCTCGTCGTAAAAAAGTTTTAAAATTATCTAAAGGTTACTTTGGTTCAAAACATACATTATACAAAGTTGCTAAGCAACAAGTTATGAAATCTGGTAACTACGCTTACCGTGACCGTCGTCAGAAAAAACGTGAATTCCGTAAATTATGGATTGCACGTATTAATGCAGCAGCTCGTCAAAACGACATCAGCTATAGCCGTTTAATGAATGGTCTTAAAGTAGCTGGTATTGAAATTAACCGTAAAATGCTTTCTGAAATTGCTATTTCAGACGAAAAAGCATTTGCTGAATTAGCTACTAAAGCTAAAGACGCTTTAGCTAAATAA
- a CDS encoding NUDIX domain-containing protein, producing MSKFDEMITVVPRKLIFKDEAYQFDGFKSIQDEETKYIYETISQFETKRRGDMEEDPSYKQLISYCILENEDDEVLVYERLTGGGESRLHGLSSIGVGGHMNDVPEAVTVEEVIRENAARELEEEVGLNKQDVANMELIGFINDDQDEVGKVHIGVVFKLKVNKSSVEAVETDTLKIKWADQTELLNHKNYETWSSLIIDGIYRRGE from the coding sequence ATGTCTAAATTTGATGAAATGATAACAGTAGTACCACGTAAATTAATATTTAAAGACGAAGCTTATCAATTTGATGGGTTTAAATCTATTCAAGATGAAGAAACTAAATATATTTATGAAACAATTAGTCAATTTGAAACAAAACGTCGTGGTGATATGGAAGAAGATCCTTCATATAAACAACTCATTTCATATTGTATATTAGAAAATGAGGACGACGAAGTACTTGTATATGAAAGATTAACAGGTGGTGGCGAAAGCCGATTACACGGTTTAAGTTCAATTGGCGTAGGTGGTCATATGAATGATGTCCCTGAAGCTGTAACAGTTGAAGAAGTAATCAGAGAGAATGCTGCAAGAGAACTTGAAGAAGAAGTTGGTTTAAATAAACAAGATGTAGCAAACATGGAGTTAATTGGATTTATAAATGATGATCAAGATGAAGTAGGAAAAGTTCATATTGGTGTTGTTTTTAAATTAAAAGTTAATAAATCTAGCGTTGAAGCAGTTGAAACAGACACGTTAAAAATTAAGTGGGCTGACCAAACAGAATTGTTGAATCATAAGAATTATGAAACATGGAGTAGTCTTATTATAGATGGTATATACAGAAGAGGTGAGTAA